The proteins below are encoded in one region of Methanofollis aquaemaris:
- a CDS encoding cobalt-factor II C(20)-methyltransferase, with amino-acid sequence MLVGVGIGPGDPELLTVKAVRLIREADVVYVPGRVAAKIIAPYRTDVEILSFPMTGDEAEIARCMEQNADTVAAPAENGLCVFCILGDPNFYGTFGRLSAVLADRHPAVRCTTVPGISAITAFASVADVPVSGGIGVSDGSEEACRLLLKVTHPKETAARLRTEGFTDFVLVERMYMDGEQVYRGEELPEKSNYFSVLFARR; translated from the coding sequence ATGCTGGTCGGTGTCGGAATCGGCCCGGGCGACCCTGAACTCCTCACCGTGAAGGCCGTGCGCCTGATCCGGGAGGCCGACGTGGTCTATGTCCCCGGCCGGGTGGCCGCGAAGATCATCGCCCCGTACCGTACCGATGTCGAGATCCTCTCCTTCCCCATGACCGGGGACGAGGCCGAGATCGCGCGGTGCATGGAGCAGAACGCCGATACCGTGGCGGCGCCTGCGGAGAACGGGCTCTGTGTCTTCTGCATCCTCGGTGATCCGAACTTCTATGGCACCTTCGGGAGGCTCTCGGCCGTCCTCGCCGACCGCCACCCGGCGGTCAGGTGCACGACCGTCCCCGGCATCAGTGCGATCACCGCCTTTGCCTCGGTCGCGGACGTCCCGGTCTCGGGCGGGATCGGCGTGAGCGACGGGTCCGAGGAAGCGTGTCGTCTCCTCCTCAAGGTGACGCATCCGAAGGAGACGGCCGCACGTCTCCGCACCGAGGGCTTCACCGATTTCGTCCTGGTGGAACGGATGTATATGGACGGCGAGCAGGTCTATCGGGGCGAAGAACTCCCTGAGAAGAGCAATTATTTCAGTGTACTCTTTGCGAGGCGGTGA
- a CDS encoding cobalt-precorrin-4/precorrin-4 C(11)-methyltransferase has protein sequence MEKIYIVGAGPGNPDLITVKGNDLLMRADVLIYAGSLVNPVLVERSPAPEKYDSWGMKLPEMVAVMVEAARARKTVVRLHSGDPSLYGAIVEQIAELERAGIEVEVVPGVSSMFGAAATLKTQYTLRGVSESVVVTRPAGATLETDQIAELSRTGATMVVFLGTEHMEEVLEKVECPPETPAAVVYHATWPDEQVVRGTVADLAAKARAAGIERSALIIIGGVVNATASDYTNSDLYG, from the coding sequence ATGGAAAAGATCTATATTGTCGGGGCCGGGCCGGGAAACCCGGACCTGATCACGGTGAAGGGAAACGATCTCCTGATGCGGGCCGACGTCCTCATCTACGCGGGGTCGCTCGTGAACCCGGTGCTGGTCGAGCGGTCGCCGGCGCCTGAGAAGTACGATTCCTGGGGGATGAAACTCCCCGAGATGGTGGCGGTGATGGTCGAGGCAGCCAGGGCCAGGAAGACGGTGGTCCGTCTTCACTCAGGCGACCCGTCTCTGTACGGGGCGATCGTCGAACAGATCGCCGAACTGGAACGGGCCGGGATCGAGGTCGAGGTGGTCCCTGGCGTCTCCTCGATGTTCGGGGCGGCGGCGACACTCAAGACTCAATATACCCTCCGCGGCGTCTCTGAGTCGGTGGTCGTCACCAGACCCGCGGGGGCGACGCTGGAGACCGACCAGATCGCCGAACTCTCGCGAACCGGGGCGACGATGGTCGTCTTCCTCGGCACCGAGCATATGGAGGAGGTGCTCGAAAAGGTCGAGTGCCCACCTGAGACTCCGGCGGCGGTCGTCTATCATGCCACCTGGCCTGACGAGCAGGTGGTGCGTGGCACGGTCGCCGACCTCGCGGCAAAGGCGCGGGCGGCCGGGATCGAACGCTCGGCCCTGATCATCATCGGCGGCGTGGTGAATGCCACCGCATCCGACTACACCAACTCAGACCTCTACGGATGA
- the cbiG gene encoding cobalt-precorrin 5A hydrolase: MKTAVIALRRFEDEGRLVAKAVGGEFLPYSPGVFEEAFAAYEAIVAVMSAGIAVRKCAPFLTTKWRDPAVVVVGPDLRFAVPILGGHHGANDLAREIGAKTGAVPVISTATEALGRPCVEGVAASVGAEIANPASTLPVNAAMLDGEVPVYTVGGPAIVGGPAIVVASPAVSVLVEGGEYVVGLGCRRGTATESVVAAVGAALRTAGLGPEEVLVYATTTKKSDEPGLRDGVAALGGVLLYLGDETLNALTPPSPSRAGLIGLVGVAEPAVLALARRGELILKKTVYGDVTVAIGR; this comes from the coding sequence ATGAAGACGGCAGTCATTGCGCTGAGGCGCTTCGAGGACGAAGGGCGGTTGGTCGCCAAGGCCGTCGGCGGCGAGTTTCTCCCGTACTCCCCCGGGGTCTTCGAGGAGGCCTTCGCCGCCTACGAGGCGATCGTCGCCGTGATGTCGGCCGGGATCGCGGTCAGGAAATGCGCCCCCTTCCTCACCACCAAGTGGCGGGACCCGGCGGTGGTGGTGGTCGGCCCTGACCTCAGGTTTGCGGTCCCAATTCTCGGCGGGCATCATGGTGCAAACGATCTCGCCCGCGAGATCGGGGCGAAGACCGGTGCGGTCCCGGTGATCTCGACCGCCACCGAGGCCCTGGGTCGCCCGTGCGTCGAGGGCGTCGCGGCGTCGGTCGGGGCCGAGATCGCAAATCCCGCCTCCACCCTCCCGGTGAACGCGGCGATGCTCGACGGCGAGGTTCCGGTCTATACCGTCGGCGGCCCGGCGATCGTCGGCGGCCCGGCGATCGTCGTCGCCTCTCCGGCCGTCTCGGTCCTGGTGGAGGGCGGCGAGTATGTCGTCGGTCTCGGGTGCCGGCGGGGGACTGCGACTGAATCGGTCGTGGCGGCGGTGGGGGCGGCCCTCAGGACGGCCGGGCTCGGGCCAGAGGAGGTGCTCGTCTATGCCACGACCACGAAGAAATCAGACGAGCCCGGCCTGCGGGACGGCGTCGCCGCGCTGGGCGGTGTCCTCCTGTACCTCGGCGACGAGACGCTCAACGCCCTGACGCCCCCCTCGCCCTCGCGGGCCGGGCTGATCGGGCTTGTCGGCGTGGCCGAGCCGGCGGTGCTCGCTCTTGCACGCCGCGGCGAACTGATACTGAAGAAAACGGTCTATGGGGATGTGACAGTTGCAATCGGACGATAA